The following nucleotide sequence is from Pedobacter sp. PACM 27299.
CTCCGATTTTGGAAAGATCAATGGTAGTTCTGCCATTGCCATCTTTGGAAAAAATATTTGAAAATTTAGCATCATGCAAAATGTCTTCATCGCGGTAAGAAGTTCTCGTGTGTACAGTTTGCGAAAATGTATCATCAAAAGCTTTCAGTAAAACCAGAATTTCTACTTCTGCATTGGCAAGATCCTGGGCTGTTTTCTGGAAAATCGGACTGTGCTCATCAATGGGATGAACCACCGTCCAGCTTAAGGTCAGCAGACCAATTTTCGCTCTTTCCAATTCCAGTGGATAAAATCTGCGTGAGACCTTTCCATTGACGGTTTCATTGTAAGACAATACGACCTGTACTTCAATCTCTATCAGCTGGTTGTTTCGTAAATTGGCCAGTCTGAACATGAGCCCTTTGCCTTCCTTATAAGGCGCAATCACCATTTTATCACTGTAAATGATCTTGGCATTAGGTCTGGAAAAACGGCCATACAATAGGCCTGTCGCCAATGCAAAAGCCAGCAGTCCCAGCATCGACTCAAAAGCGGCCACGCAGCTCGTGATAAAACCATCCGGACTAATGTGTCCATACCCCACGGTAGAAATCGTTTGTGCGGAAAAGAAGAACGCATCAAAAAAATGATCTCTGGGATTGATTCCACTAGCACCCTGTAAATGTTCGATGCCAATCCACACATAGATCAAGGCGAAAAACGTGTTCACCAACAGGTAAACAATCAGGATGATCAGCAGAAACTTTTTCCAGGACATGGAAATCAGCCAGTTATAGGTGTCGGCAGTTCGGAACAATGGAAGTCCAGTTCTTTTGATATTAGAACTGCCATCAGCATTCATTAACCTTTGATTCGCGGTAACCGGTTGGTTACCAAATCCTAAATCGTCGTCGATTTGTGATTTCCGTTTAAATAATGCCATAATTCCTTACTAATTTTAAGAAAAATTTTGCAATTATTAAAAACTATTACATCTTTGCTTTAGATGATACAAACAAACGTACTTAATCTTTGGTGGTGGCGCAACGCATTAGCGTAGTGTAACCCCCTGTCTGAACGTTTTATTTACATAAAAATATTTTGAGGGTTGCTATTAAGGCAGCCTTTTTTGTTTTATACCCATGAAGAAAATACTAAACCACTTATTTGAAAACAAGACCTTCAGCAGAGCTGAAGCGCAAAGAATATTGACCGCTATTGCTTTAGGTGAGTTTAATACTTCACAGATTGCGGCGTTTATTACGGCCTATGGCATGCGTAACATTACGGTGGAAGAGCTGCAGGGATTCAGAGATGCGATGTTGGAGTTATGTGTCAAACTTGATTTCTCCGACTATGAGCTGGTTGATCTTTGTGGGACTGGTGGTGATGGTAAAGATACCTTTAACATCTCTACACTCGCTTCTTTCGTCGTTGCTGGTGCTGGCCATAAAGTGGCAAAACATGGTAATTATGGCGTGTCTTCCGGTTGTGGTTCTTCTAATGTGATCGAGTATCTGGGCTATAAATTTACAAGCGATCCTGATACATTAAAGAGAAGCCTGGATACTTCAGGAATTTGCTTTATTCATGCACCATTGTTCAATCCCGCGATGAAAACGGTAGCTCCAATTCGTAAAGAGCTTGGCGTAAAAACATTCTTCAATATGCTTGGCCCAATGTGTAATCCGGCACAGCCGAAAAATCAATTGGTAGGTGTGTTTAGTCTGGAATTAGCGCGTTTATATGCTTACTTATATCAGGATACCGATAAAAACTATACTATTCTTCATGCGGTGAATGGTTTTGATGAAGTTTCCTTGACCTGCGATTATAAAGTCTTCAATAAAAAGGGAGAAGCCTTAGTAAAGGTATCAGATATTGGTTTTGAAGAGATGGATGAGGCGCTGATAAAAGGCGGAGATACCGTGGTCTCTTCTGCGGAAATATTTATGAACGTATTAAACGGAGCAGGAACAGATGCACAGCACAATGTGGTCTTATGTAATGCAGCCCTGGCTATTCAAACCATCAGCGATACTAAATCTTTTGCCGATTGTTTCTATGAAGCCGAAGAATCATTGTTCAGTAAAAACGCGTTGAAACGCTTTAAAAGCCTGATTGGGTAATGAGTACTCCGCAATTGAAAATATGTGGGATGTTACATCCTGAAAACCTCAGGGAGGTTGCGGCTCTACAGCCAGATTACCTGGGTTTCATCTTTTTTAAAGGCTCTAAAAGATATGCCGGCGACGTGTTACCGGAAGTATTGGCAGCCTTACCTGAAAACATAAAGAGAACTGGCGTTTTTGTGAATGAAACTCTGGAAACAGTGCTCAGCCTAGTTGATAAATACCAACTAAATGCGCTGCAGTTACATGGTGCAGAAAGTCCGGAATATTGCAGGGAGTTGAAAGTTAGGTTAAGCGAAATGATGGCATCAGATTCAGCTGAGCCAAATGCAAATTCAATAGCTGTAAGAACAAAAGCAAGTGAAAAAACTGAAACAATTGGAAAAGTACAGCTGATCAAAGCTTTTGGTATCAGCGAGGCTTTTGATTTTAGTCGGTTGAATCTATACTTAGGAACTGTAGATTACTTTTTATTTGATACACAGACCCCGGATCATGGCGGTTCAGGCAAAAAGTTTGATTGGCAGCTCCTGACAAACTATACCCTGGATCTACCTTACTTTTTAAGCGGTGGAATAGGTGTTGAAAGTGCAGAAATGTTGAATAGCATTGTAGACCACAGGCTGTTTGCTATTGATGTAAATAGCAAGTTTGAAATAGAACCAGGGTTAAAAGACCTGGAACAACTGAAAGTATTTAAAAGCAAATTGTTATAAACTGATGCCCTAATTAATACATTAAATAAAGGCCAGTTAACCCATAAAAATGATCCTGGATCATATCTGTAATTAAAAATGAGGTCAGGATCAATAAAAGAAATAAGAACAAGATTATGAACTATTTTGTAAACGAAAAGGGATACTTTGGAGATTTTGGAGGAGCGTACATCCCTGAAATGCTGTATCCTAATGTAGAGGAGTTAAGAACCAGATACCTGGAAATTATCGCTGATGAAGGCTTTCA
It contains:
- a CDS encoding phosphoribosylanthranilate isomerase codes for the protein MSTPQLKICGMLHPENLREVAALQPDYLGFIFFKGSKRYAGDVLPEVLAALPENIKRTGVFVNETLETVLSLVDKYQLNALQLHGAESPEYCRELKVRLSEMMASDSAEPNANSIAVRTKASEKTETIGKVQLIKAFGISEAFDFSRLNLYLGTVDYFLFDTQTPDHGGSGKKFDWQLLTNYTLDLPYFLSGGIGVESAEMLNSIVDHRLFAIDVNSKFEIEPGLKDLEQLKVFKSKLL
- the trpD gene encoding anthranilate phosphoribosyltransferase produces the protein MKKILNHLFENKTFSRAEAQRILTAIALGEFNTSQIAAFITAYGMRNITVEELQGFRDAMLELCVKLDFSDYELVDLCGTGGDGKDTFNISTLASFVVAGAGHKVAKHGNYGVSSGCGSSNVIEYLGYKFTSDPDTLKRSLDTSGICFIHAPLFNPAMKTVAPIRKELGVKTFFNMLGPMCNPAQPKNQLVGVFSLELARLYAYLYQDTDKNYTILHAVNGFDEVSLTCDYKVFNKKGEALVKVSDIGFEEMDEALIKGGDTVVSSAEIFMNVLNGAGTDAQHNVVLCNAALAIQTISDTKSFADCFYEAEESLFSKNALKRFKSLIG
- a CDS encoding ion channel, translating into MALFKRKSQIDDDLGFGNQPVTANQRLMNADGSSNIKRTGLPLFRTADTYNWLISMSWKKFLLIILIVYLLVNTFFALIYVWIGIEHLQGASGINPRDHFFDAFFFSAQTISTVGYGHISPDGFITSCVAAFESMLGLLAFALATGLLYGRFSRPNAKIIYSDKMVIAPYKEGKGLMFRLANLRNNQLIEIEVQVVLSYNETVNGKVSRRFYPLELERAKIGLLTLSWTVVHPIDEHSPIFQKTAQDLANAEVEILVLLKAFDDTFSQTVHTRTSYRDEDILHDAKFSNIFSKDGNGRTTIDLSKIGAIAPSDSGDSVKDL